aaattttgctttttagcttttttcgcatttttcttAATTCGCAGTAGGCCGAGTTAACTCATCCATTGATACTAAAACATATTTGTTTGTCTTCTTTTTATATCTTTTCCTTGTTCTCCCGGTACGTTTCAAACGTAAGTCAGCACTTCAATCTGTACTCATTGTCTAATTAGTTACACATCTGTCGTTCTCATAATTGAATGCAACTCACTGTGTATTTTTCCTTGGTAAAAGTTTATTTCACTCTTTTTTGCTCATTGCATAGCTAAGATGTGTCAACTTATTGACAAATGTTTGTATTAAAGGAACGTTTatcctttgtttttgttaaacttttgcttcttcccaAACttggccttcttcttcttttggaaCGATGCACCATCTTTGCTGCCTCCCATTGGAGAATCGTCGTCTTCAAATTCATTGATCCGTTTTTCACCACTAGAATAAGAGAGAAGGCAGACACATTTAGTCATGATTATCCTGCATCCTGCCATTCACAATATCTCTTACCTCTTGATCGAAACAATGGTCGAGTTTGTCTTCGACAGCACCTTGCTCCACTCTTCGTCCGTGCCCTTGATTGCATACTCATCCAGATTGAGTTTCTTCAGCTTCGCAAGCTCcctcttctgttgcttctccaGACGCTTCACATCGTCCGCCAACTCTTCGTTCAGTGTCTGGCGCAATGGCACCAAGCCATCGCCCATGTCCAGCTGGCTCTCCTTGACCATCGTACCCTCAATCGTACGTTCCATCACTTGCGTTAGGTAGGCGGTTAACTTCTTGATGCAATCATAAAATTTGGCCAATACCTGATTGCTTGGCATGTGGAACTCTTCCATAAGTTTTTCGATCGACTTGTTTTGCAGGCCGCAACCCAGTAGAATCGCTTTCTGCAGCGATTCAATATGCGCACCGGCCATTTTGCCTTGGAAGTAGAGCGCAGCAAGATCGGTTGTCAAATCCATAATCAGCTTGTACTCTACCTGATTGCTGACGTAGCTTTCCAGTCGCTGAATGTCGTGCGGTAGGAACacttcgtcgatcgtcgattgaCGCATCTCTGtagtgagagaaagaagaacaaggagagagagagattagaCATAGTAGCCGTTGGTCTATTGTTTAGTAATCTTACCCTGAGCTTCTACGTTGATTGCTCTGTTCTCTAACAACGACAGCGCGATGCCGGTAGTGAAGCGGTTGAATGATTTGCCGAGCAGCTTTAAGATTCGACGACGGAAATCGACAAAATATTGTTTGATCCAATCTTGCGTTTCGAGCCGCTCCACGCTCGGGCTGATTGGGCAGAGCATAATACACGAGTGCTCACCGGTCAGCTCGTTCTCCTTTTGGCTCAAATAGACGGGTACGAACTTTTGGCTCTTCCAAAAGCGCAACAGTTCACCTGTTAGCCCGAAAGATGTACCAATGTAATCCAGTGGTTCCGGCTTACGTTCGGTAAGCCGCTTCAGTAGGGTGGGGATTTTCTTCCTAGGTGCGATCACTTCTTTCAGCAGATCaacttcctcgtcgtcgatcgtttcgatACCATTGCCATTATTCTCTTCTTCATCTATTGTGTGACCATTGTCATCGGATAGGGTCATAAATTTGCCCTCGTAGTACGCTTTAAGTTGCTTCAAtgctctcttcccgtagcCCATCTGTTAACATGGAATGAAACATCTACATTAATCTGGTACCCATGTGATCGAATTTGCTGCACAAACTTACCCGCTGATAGTTTGGATGCGTCGCAATGCGAACGATTCGTGCACCGGAAAGTTTCGGAAACTCACGATCACCGTACTGTTCAGTTACGTTCCATGGGATCAAATCACCAGCACCCTTCATACCACGAGCTAACGAATTTTGAATTGCTTGTGTCGAAATCTGACCCTCGAGGCACACCTGTATTACGACCAGGATCTCCGGCAGCTGATCCTTTTTGGTGATCGGTCCAATCAAGCAGAACAGATGGTGTGCCGGTGCATCGCTCATCATCTGCAGATCGTTCGGACTGTTTTTGTAGTGCGACGAGACGCAGATTGAAACGATCCGTTGAAGGAAAGCCTCCGCCGCCCGATGGTACGAGAATAGGGCGTCTCGATCGATGTAGTACAGCTCGCAAGCTTCTGGTGGCGGACAACCGGAACTGAGGTTCTGCACCACGGTCGCATCAAGGCAGAGTAAAGACGTTAGCCACGACTCGACCGGATCACCGGGACTGTAACGAATCGATTCTTCGAGCTTGATCTGTTTCGCAATAGAGCAAAATAAAGTGTTCATTACCGATCAACTCTTGAGGCTACGTGATCAACTCGTTCCAActtaccggtggtggtgccccaTTATCTTTCTGTAACTGCGATAGCAACTTCAAGCTAAGTGATCGTCCCGTACCTTCATACCCATTGATCGTGGATGCCATGAAGACCAGGTACGATCCGAGCATAGCTTTCACCATCGGCAGCGGTATGGCGGCAGCCTCATCGATGATCAGCAGATCGGCCGCATTAAGCAGATGTGCATCGGTTGGCGATATGTACTGGATCGTTTGCCGATTATTACGCGTAATGTTGATGCGGATAATGGCCTTGTTAAAGTCCGGATTCGTCGATCGAATGATTGTGTAATCGGTGTGCTCCTGGTACTCGAGCGCATCGAATCCTTTTAGTATGAACTCGAACAGCGTGATCAAATTCTCGGGTGATGGCGATGTTACGTACACGTTGACGTACCCGAACGCAATCGATCCGGCAATCGCGAGCCCCATG
This sequence is a window from Anopheles darlingi chromosome 3, idAnoDarlMG_H_01, whole genome shotgun sequence. Protein-coding genes within it:
- the LOC125954184 gene encoding RNA cytidine acetyltransferase, with protein sequence MVKKKIDNRIRVMIENGVKLGHRSMFVVVGDKGRDQVPILYDILTKASVKARPTVLWCYKTKDEAISNHGKKRAKKIQSGKIDINESDLFDAFRVATTIHGRYYKDTHTILGKTYGVCVLQDFEALTPNLLARTIETVEGGGLIVLLLKTISSLKQLYTMSMDVHKRYRTEAHQNVTCRFNERLILSLADCSRCLLVNDDLTVLPLSSRTADVKPVEVSLIGTSEQNELLAELKESLVDTPPAGPLVNLCRTYDQAKAVAQFIDALAEKQLKPPTSLTAGRGRGKSAAMGLAIAGSIAFGYVNVYVTSPSPENLITLFEFILKGFDALEYQEHTDYTIIRSTNPDFNKAIIRINITRNNRQTIQYISPTDAHLLNAADLLIIDEAAAIPLPMVKAMLGSYLVFMASTINGYEGTGRSLSLKLLSQLQKDNGAPPPIKLEESIRYSPGDPVESWLTSLLCLDATVVQNLSSGCPPPEACELYYIDRDALFSYHRAAEAFLQRIVSICVSSHYKNSPNDLQMMSDAPAHHLFCLIGPITKKDQLPEILVVIQVCLEGQISTQAIQNSLARGMKGAGDLIPWNVTEQYGDREFPKLSGARIVRIATHPNYQRMGYGKRALKQLKAYYEGKFMTLSDDNGHTIDEEENNGNGIETIDDEEVDLLKEVIAPRKKIPTLLKRLTERKPEPLDYIGTSFGLTGELLRFWKSQKFVPVYLSQKENELTGEHSCIMLCPISPSVERLETQDWIKQYFVDFRRRILKLLGKSFNRFTTGIALSLLENRAINVEAQEMRQSTIDEVFLPHDIQRLESYVSNQVEYKLIMDLTTDLAALYFQGKMAGAHIESLQKAILLGCGLQNKSIEKLMEEFHMPSNQVLAKFYDCIKKLTAYLTQVMERTIEGTMVKESQLDMGDGLVPLRQTLNEELADDVKRLEKQQKRELAKLKKLNLDEYAIKGTDEEWSKVLSKTNSTIVSIKSGEKRINEFEDDDSPMGGSKDGASFQKKKKAKFGKKQKFNKNKG